The following proteins are co-located in the Apium graveolens cultivar Ventura chromosome 5, ASM990537v1, whole genome shotgun sequence genome:
- the LOC141659944 gene encoding uncharacterized protein LOC141659944, translating into MDKSWIFKDRDSLEYEIGVESFLIFAEENSKDPNNIPCPCGHCGNFRKYNVKVIRGHLYEKSFSLGYTDWIWHGETSSKSVRSSVGSTFLPKEQNAQSETVDVCEATYNSDDHDSYDFNRFVADAEKLLSKGSECTKLESMLKLHNWKSRFGISDSSFTDLLTSVGSFLPQDHVLPVNAYEAKKTLSDLGLEYIKFHACPNNCILYRCINLNGSECPKCHLSRWKVAKDGKLRVNSPAKVMWYFPIIPRFKRMFKSPDTAKQLIWHSKQRSNDGQMRHPADSPSWRNIDYRWPSFASDPRNLRLVLGTDGINPFNNGLSNRYS; encoded by the coding sequence ATGGATAAGTCGTGGATTTTCAAAGACAGGGATTCTTTAGAATATGAGATAGGTGTTGAAAGTTTCTTAATATTTGCAGAAGAGAACTCAAAGGATCCTAATAACATCCCTTGTCCTTGTGGGCATTGCGgtaattttagaaaatataacGTAAAAGTAATACGGGGTCATTTATATGAAAAAAGTTTTAGTTTGGGGTATactgattggatttggcatggagaaaCTAGTTCTAAGAGTGTTAGGTCATCTGTCGGTAGTACATTTCTACCTAAGGAGCAAAATGCTCAATCCGAAACTGTTGACGTTTGTGAAGCTACTTATAATTCGGACGATCATGATTCATATGACTTCAATAGGTTTGTAGCTGATGCAGAAAAACTTTTGTCTAAGGGCAGTGAATGTACGAAGTTAGAGTCAATGTTAAAGCTACATAATTGGAAATCTAGGTTTGGTATTAGCGATAGCTCCTTCACTGatcttctcacttctgttggttCTTTTCTTCCTCAAGATCATGTGTTACCGGTTAATGCGTATGAGGCAAAGAAAACCTTATCTGACTTGGGCCTCGAGTACATTAAATTTCATGCATGTCCAAACAATTGTATACTCTACAGGTGTATAAATCTTAATGGATCTGAGTGTCCTAAATGTCATTTATCTCGCTGGAAGGTTGCGAAAGATGGTAAACTTAGGGTAAATAGTCCAGCCAAGGTTATGTGGTATTTTCCTATCATTCCTAGGTTTAAAAGAATGTTTAAATCTCCTGATACCGCTAAACAGTTGATTTGGCATTCAAAACAACGGTCAAATGATGGTCAGATGCGGCATCCGGCCGACTCTCCTTCATGGAGGAATATTGATTATCGGTGGCCTTCGTTTGCTAGTGATCCAAGAAACCTTCGATTAGTTTTAGGAACAGATGGTATAAACCCGTTTAATAATGGCCTAAGCAATAGGTATAGCTGA